The Alosa sapidissima isolate fAloSap1 chromosome 6, fAloSap1.pri, whole genome shotgun sequence genome window below encodes:
- the emc7b gene encoding ER membrane protein complex subunit 7: protein MFSQYRIFQTCLAIHAWFALAWCFSDSDAGPSAASLQANGDLFKIEGRAIVPGVKSQEWVSSSRVMVEGEEYVGFLRTDGSFVVNDVPSGSYVVEVVSPSFKFEPVRVDITSKGKIRARQVNYIKTSEVVRQSYPLQVRSPGPQTYFMKRETWGWSDFLMNPMVMMMVLPLLIIVLLPKVVNTNDPEMRKEMEQSMNMLNPNPELPDVSEFMTKLFSKGSSKPGGGSKGSRSAAVKRR, encoded by the exons ATGTTTTCACAATATAGAATATTTCAGACATGTTTGGCCATACACGCCTGGTTTGCTTTGGCGTGGTGTTTTAGTGATTCGGACGCAGGGCCTTCAGCTGCATCTTTACAAGCAAATGGAGACCTATTCAAGATTGAGGGTCGTGCAATTGTTCCAGGCGTAAAATCGCAAGAATGGGTGTCCTCATCTCGTGTTATGGTTGAAGGAGAGGAGTATGTAGGCTTCTTAAG GACGGATGGAAGCTTTGTTGTCAATGATGTTCCTTCTGGCTCCTACGTTGTTGAGGTGGTGTCCCCTTCTTTTAAATTCGAGCCCGTGAGAGTGGACATAACGTCCAAAGGGAAAATCAG GGCACGTCAAGTGAATTACATTAAGACCTCAGAGGTCGTCAGACAGTCATATCCACTCCAGGTGAGGTCTCCAGGTCCACAGACATATTTCATGAAGAGGGAAACATGGGGCTGGTCAGATTTTCTCATGAACCCAATG GTAATGATGATGGTCCTTCCGTTATTGATCATTGTTCTGCTACCCAAAGTTGTCAATACCAATGACCCAGAGATGAGAAAG GAGATGGAGCAGTCCATGAACATGCTAAACCCCAACCCTGAGCTGCCCGACGTCTCTGAGTTTATGACCAAACTCTTCTCTAAGGGCTCCTCCAAGCCAGGTGGGGGCAGCAAAGGGAGCCGCAGCGCAGCGGTCAAGCGGAGGTAG
- the katnbl1 gene encoding KATNB1-like protein 1, producing the protein MAAGHNDGNQTEFHRLKQAAPHDLLVHQVHSGAKKNMREVDYLNKEEIDKDRLPVGRGVHNSNKAKRVVGLKRRSRHSAAPSSGLLRRRVPSAGRPCDMANKENELTCAGDVQGITYNDNCRFPVNSAEASKMATAGSMYSDFFTEISKDHDAMTHALFGRNLKLNVALTLWRKSASELVAYLMRIQDQGVLVDCLPVLAKSLEEEQSCISIGCCVDLLPQVKTVLSSKYEEHLIVALHWIHSLIKRWWPELSANGKSLQQSCPCDGNIQVMKQQLQELWVEGSRLILVPGTTGEIAKVIETYLSQLR; encoded by the exons ATGGCCGCTGGACATAATGATGGCAATCAGACAGAATTCCACAGGCTCAAGCAGGCCGCTCCTCACGACCTTCTCGTGCACCAGGTTCACTCTGGAGCCAAGAAGAACATGAGGGAG GTGGATTATTTAAATAAGGAAGAAATAGATAAAGACAG GCTTCCAGTTGGCCGCGGCGTGCACAACTCAAACAAAGCGAAGCGAGTGGTGGGGTTGAAGCGGCGGTCGCGGCACTCAGCGGCGCCGAGCTCCGGGCTGCTGCGCCGGAGGGTGCCAAGCGCAGGCCGGCCCTGTGACATGGCCAACAAGGAGAACGAGCTGACCTGTGCCGGCGATGTGCAGGGCATCACCTACAACGACAACTGCAGGTTCCCCGTCAACTCTGCAGAGGCCTCCAAGATGGCAACGGCCGGCTCCATGTACAGTGATTTCTTCACTGAG ATTTCCAAGGACCATGATGCGATGACGCATGCTCTCTTTGGACGCAATCTTAAACTGAATGTCGCTTTAACTCTATGGCGGAAAAGTGCAAGTGAATTAGTGGCTTACTTAATGAG AATACAAGACCAGGGTGTGCTGGTGGATTGCCTTCCCGTTCTTGCAAAAAG CCTTGAAGAGGAGCAATCCTGCATATCAATTGGCTGTTGTGTTGACCTTTTACCGCAAGTGAAGACAGTTCTTTCCAGTAAATACGAGGA ACATTTGATTGTGGCTTTACACTGGATCCATTCACTCATTAAGAGATGGTGGCCAGAACTCTCTGCTAATGGCAAAAGCTTACAACAAAGCTGTCCGTGTGACGG CAACATTCAGGTCATGAAACAGCAGCTTCAGGAGTTATGGGTGGAAGGAAGTCGGTTAATTTTAGTTCCAGGAACTACGGGTGAAATAGCAAAG GTCATTGAGACTTATCTTTCACAGCTGCGCTGA